In one Nicotiana tabacum cultivar K326 unplaced genomic scaffold, ASM71507v2 Un00298, whole genome shotgun sequence genomic region, the following are encoded:
- the LOC142179070 gene encoding auxin-responsive protein IAA1-like yields the protein MSSEKTKTKNLSESDDSSLSFEETELTLGLRRDSERQICGAKRGLSSEAVELRLGSSTSRNPHDQNYEDDHYCNNEISIATKPSAKTQVIGWPPVRSNRKKIGVVKKCKYVKVAVDGAPYLRKVDLEMYSSYDQLLIALEHMFTCLTTICNFVNERKLMDPINGVEYLPTYEDKDGDWMLVGDVPWKMFVESCKRLRLMRSSEAIGLAPRTNVLMAKCSSTS from the exons ATGTCATcggaaaaaacaaaaacaaagaactTGTCGGAATCCGATGATTCCAGTCTCAGTTTCGAGGAAACTGAGCTCACTCTTGGGTTACGCCGAGATTCAGAAAGACAAATCTGTGGTGCGAAACGTGGACTCTCATCTGAAGCTGTTGAGTTGAGGCTAGGAAGCTCTACTTCCAGAAATCCTCACGATCAAAACTACGAAGATGATCATTATTGCAACAACGAAATCTCCATCGCAACCAAACCTTCGGCAAA GACACAAGTAATTGGATGGCCACCAGTGAGATCAAACAGGAAGAAGATAGGAGTAGTAAAGAAGTGCAAATACGTGAAGGTGGCAGTAGATGGAGCTCCCTACTTGAGAAAAGTTGACTTGGAGATGTACAGCAGCTATGACCAGCTGCTAATTGCTTTGGAACACATGTTTACTTGCCTAACAACAATCT GTAACTTTGTAAATGAGAGGAAGCTTATGGACCCTATAAATGGTGTCGAATACTTGCCAACTTATGAAGACAAAGATGGGGATTGGATGCTAGTTGGAGACGTTCCATGGAA AATGTTTGTTGAATCTTGCAAGAGGCTCAGGTTGATGAGGAGCTCGGAGGCCATTGGATTAG CTCCAAGGACTAACGTATTAATGGCGAAATGCTCGAGTACAAGTTGA
- the LOC107773689 gene encoding auxin-induced protein 22A (The sequence of the model RefSeq protein was modified relative to this genomic sequence to represent the inferred CDS: added 16 bases not found in genome assembly), with translation MATELEITELRLGIPGEKKRVFSEIDNDRSSSNVNDDDDVKCHNKNQVVGWPPVCAYRRKNYSFNNICEGSKMYVKVSLDGVPFLRKVDLGTQKDYSEFVMNLEKLFGCYGICEAVKDGDSSEYIPIYEDKDGDWMLLGDVPWEMFTESCKRLRIMKRSDAKVIGIRTKDFLKGMSKDK, from the exons ATGGCGACAGAACTTGAAATTACTGAGCTAAGATTGGGAATTCCAGGGGAAAAGAAAAGGGTGTTTTCAGAGATTGACAATGATCGAAGTAGCAGCAACGTTAACGACGATGATGATGTTAAGTGTCACAACAAAAACCAAGTTGTTGGTTGGCCGCCGGTTTGTGCTTATCGGAGAAAGAATTATAGCTTTAATAATATTTGTGAAGGATCGAAAATGTACGTGAAAGTTAGCTTAGATGGTGTCCCTTTTCTTAGAAAAGTTGATTTGGGAACTCAAAAGGACTACTCTGAATTTGTGATGAATCTTGAAAAGCTCTTTGGTTGCTATGGCATTT GCGAAGCGGTGAAAGATGGAGACAGTTCAGAGTACATTCCTATATACGAGGACAAAGATGGAGACTGGATGCTTCTCGGCGACGTTCCCTGGGA GATGTTTACTGAATCATGCAAAAGGCTGAGGATCATGAAGAGATCGGATGCAAAGGTGATAGGGATTCGAACAAAGGACTTTCTCAAGGGAAT